In Ipomoea triloba cultivar NCNSP0323 chromosome 15, ASM357664v1, one genomic interval encodes:
- the LOC116007040 gene encoding copper transporter 5.1-like, which translates to MMHMTFYWGKNVTLLFDFWKTDSWTSYTLTLLACLIFAVFYQYMEERRQRFKLISSLSAKKGVPPPSSQASPIDAPLLYSLPSVGGWRYAARFAGAVLFGVNSAIGYMLMLAIMSFNAGVLIAVVVGLSVGYLLFRSGGEEDVVVVDNPCACA; encoded by the coding sequence ATGATGCACATGACCTTCTACTGGGGCAAAAACGTGACCCTTTTGTTCGATTTCTGGAAAACCGATTCATGGACTAGCTACACCCTCACCTTGCTGGCCTGCCTCATCTTCGCCGTCTTCTACCAGTACATGGAGGAGCGCCGGCAGCGCTTCAAGCTGATCTCCTCTCTCAGCGCCAAGAAGGGGGTTCCGCCGCCGTCGTCTCAGGCGAGTCCCATCGACGCGCCGCTGCTTTACTCGCTCCCGAGCGTGGGTGGGTGGCGGTACGCGGCGAGGTTCGCCGGGGCTGTGCTTTTCGGGGTCAACTCCGCGATCGGGTACATGCTGATGCTGGCCATCATGTCGTTCAACGCCGGCGTGCTGATCGCCGTCGTGGTGGGGCTCTCCGTCGGGTACTTGCTTTTCCGGAGCGGCGGCGAGGAGgatgtggtggtggtggataaTCCCTGCGCCTGTGCTTGA
- the LOC116007039 gene encoding G-protein coupled receptor 1 has protein sequence MTTVQAVMANLTAMERQVLTAVNTGGSSLSLVGSGFIVLCYLLFKELRKFSFKLVFFLALSDMCCSFFSIIGDPSKGFFCYAQGYTTHFFCVASFLWTTTIAFTLHRTVVRHKTDVEDLEPMFHLYVWGTSIVMTVIRSIGNDHRHITRLGTLCWAQTGRAGKAVHFVTFYAPLWAAILFNGITYFQVIRMLNNATRMAVGMSEHAYQSDARPDMKAISRWGYYPLILIGSWFFATVNRIHDFIEPDHKIFWLSVLDVGMAALMGLFNSIAYGLNSSVRRAIYERLDLLPESLRRWFPKSLRSRAQQQDSELIPLKVENQQ, from the exons ATGACGACGGTGCAGGCGGTGATGGCGAACCTGACGGCGATGGAGCGGCAAGTTCTGACGGCGGTGAACACCGGCGGGTCGAGTCTGTCGTTGGTGGGGTCTGGATTCATAGTGCTTTGCTACTTGCTCTTCAAGGAGCTCCGAAAGTTTTCCTTCAAGCTCGTCTTCTTCCTCGCCCTCTCC GATATGTGCTGCAGTTTCTTCAGCATAATTGG GGATCCTTCCAAAGGGTTCTTTTGTTATGCTCAGGGCTACACAACACATTTCTTCTGTGTAGCCTCTTTTCTTTGGACTACTACAATTGCTTTTACCCTTCACCGAACAGTTGTTAGGCATAAAACTGATGTTGAAGATTTGGAGCCTATGTTTCATTTATATGTTTGGG GAACTTCAATTGTCATGACAGTTATACGCTCTATTGGCAATGACCATAGGCATATAACTCGTTTAGGAACCTTGTGTTGGGCACAAACAGGTCGTGCAGGAAAG GCAGTTCACTTTGTTACATTTTACGCACCTCTCTGGGCTGCAATTCTATTCAATGGCATCACATACTTTCAAGTAATACGGATGCTTAACAACGCAACTCGT ATGGCAGTTGGCATGTCAGAGCATGCATACCAGTCCGATGCACGACCAGACATGAAG GCGATTAGTCGATGGGGCTACTATCCGCTTATTCTGATAGGTTCATGGTTTTTTGCCACAGTAAATCGCATACATGATTTTATTGAACCAGACCATAAAATCTTTTGGCTTTCAGTACTTGACGTAGGCATGGCTGCTCTTATG GGTCTTTTTAACTCAATAGCATATGGCCTCAACTCATCAGTGCGACGGGCAATTTATGAAAGATTGGACCT ATTGCCAGAAAGCTTACGCAGATGGTTTCCCAAGAGCTTGAGGTCAAGGGCCCAACAGCAAGACAGTGAACTAATTCCATTAAAAGTTGAGAATCAACAATAG